The window CTGGAAACTCTCGAGAATTTGAGCTATGAGGCCCGCCTGTCGGAGGCATTGCTTCCGGTCGAGACCGCGCTGGACGACATCCCGGCGCTGGCCGTGACCGATGAAGACGCCTTCCGGCTTGCGCAGGGACGCGCCATTGTTCTGCTCCCAAGGCAGGTTGAAACACTGAAAGCCGAGCTCACGCCCGGCGATCGAACCGTTTCCGCCATGGTGGGAGAGAGACTGGTGGCCCTGTGCGAGATGCGCGCCGGACGGCTCAATCCGGTGCGGGTCTTTCAACTCACCTGAGCGGAGACAACCCGATGTCGATCACTGCCGAGCGCAAGACCGCTCTTATCGCCGAACACGCCCGCACCGAGGGTGACACCGGCAGCGCCGAAGTCCAGGTCGCGATCCTCTCCGAGCGCATCGCCAACCTGACCGAGCACTTCAAGACCCACAAGAAGGACAACCACAGCCGTCGTGGTCTGTTGATGATGGTTTCCCAGCGTCGCAGCCTCCTCGACCACCTGAAGAAGTCCGACCTGGGCCGTTACACGGCTCTGATCGAAAAGCTGGGTCTGCGCCGCTAGTTCTGGCGCAGTCGGCCGCCCTGCTCCGGCAGGGCGGCCGAACGCACTTTTGGGCCTCCGTTTCGAGACAGGCTGAAACGAAGGTCGCTGCGGATCCGCCTCATGTGGCTCCGAACACTTAGGCCGGAGATCACGATCCCCGGACGCCTGTCGCACTGGATGAGGAATACTCGGGACCGCCATTCGGCCGCCCGCCCCTGTCCGTCCGGAAGGAAATGGGTCCTCCGGAACCGAAAGAAGCAAAAATGTTCGAAATCATGCGCAAGACGATCGAGTGGGGCGGCAAGACGCTGGTCCTCGAAACCGGTCGCATCGCCCGTCAGGCTGACGGCGCCGTTCTGGCCACCATGGGCGAAACCGTCGTCCTGGCCACTGCCGTGTTCGCCAAGAAAGCCAAGCCCGGCCAGGACTTCTTCCCCCTGACCGTCAACTACATCGAGAAGACCTATGCCGCGGGCAAGATCCCGGGCGGCTTCTTCAAGCGCGAAGGTCGTCCGTCGGAAAAGGAAACCCTGGTTTCCCGCCTGATCGACCGTCCGATCCGCCCCCTGTTCGTCAAGGGCTTCAAGAACGAAGTCCAGGTCGTCTGCACCGTGCTGCAGCATGACCTCGAGAACGATCCCGACATCGTTGCCATGGTCGCCGCCTCGGCCGCCCTGGTGATCTCCGGCGCCCCGTTCATGGGCCCGATCGGCGCGGCCCGCGTCGGTTATGTCGGTGGCGAATACATCCTGAACCCGACGCTCGACGAGCTGAAGGACAGCAAGATGGACCTGGTCGTGGCCGGCACCGCCGACGCCGTGATGATGGTCGAATCCGAAATCCAGGAACTCTCGGAAGAGGTCGTCCTGGGCGGCGTCAGCTTCGCCCACAAGTCGATGCAGGCCGTGATTGACGGCATCATTGAACTGGCCGAACACGCCGCCAAGGAACCCTTCGACTTCCAGCCGGAAGACACCGACGCCCTGAAGGCCGAAGTGAAGAAGGCCGTCGGCGCCGACCTGGCCTCCGCCTACACCATCCGCGCCAAGGGCGACCGCGTTGCCGCCCTGTCGGCCGCCAAGTCCAAGGCCGTCGACACCTTCGCCAAGAGCGACACCAACCCGGCCGGCATCGATCCGCTGAAGCTGATCTCGGTGTTCAAGGAACTGGAAGCCGACATCGTCCGTCGCTCCATCCTCGACACCGGCATCCGCATCGACGGCCGTACCGTCGACAAGGTGCGTCCGATCCTCGGTGAAGTCGGCATCCTGCCGCGCACCCACGGCTCGGCCCTGTTCACCCGCGGCGAAACCCAGGCGATCGTGGTCGCCACCCTGGGCACCGGCGACGACGAACAGTTCATCGACGCCCTGGAAGGCACCTACAAGGAATCCTTCCTGCTGCACTACAACTTCCCTCCCTTCTCGGTCGGTGAGACCGGTCGGATGGGCAGCCCCGGCCGCCGCGAAATCGGCCACGGCAAGCTGGCCTGGCGCGCCCTGCGCCCGATGCTGCCGGCCAAGGAAGACTTCCCCTACACCATCCGCCTGGTCTCCGAGATCACCGAGTCGAACGGCTCGTCCTCGATGGCCACGGTCTGCGGCGCCTCGCTGGCCATGATGGACGCGGGCGTTCCGCTGATCCGTCCGGTCTCGGGCATCGCCATGGGCCTGATCCTCGAAAAGGACGGCTTCGCCGTTCTGTCCGACATCCTCGGCGACGAAGATCACCTGGGCGACATGGACTTCAAGGTGGCCGGCACCAGCGAGGGTCTCACCTCGCTGCAGATGGACATCAAGATCGCCGGCATCACCGAAGAGATCATGAAGCAGGCGCTGGCCCAGGCTAAGGGCGGTCGCGAGCACATCCTCGGCGAGATGAACAAGGCGATGGATGCGCCGCGCGAAGAAGTCGGCGACTACGCGCCGAAGATCGAAACCATCACCATCCCGACCGACAAGATCCGGGAAGTGATCGGCACCGGCGGCAAGGTGATCCGCGAGATCGTCGCCACCACCGGCGCCAAGGTCGACATCAACGACGAAGGCACGGTCAAGGTTTCGGCCTCGGACGGCGCCAAGATCAAGGCCGCCATCGACTGGATCAAGTCGATCACCCAGGAAGCTGAAGTCGGCGCGATCTATGACGGCAAGGTCGTCAAGGTCGTCGATTTCGGCGCCTTCGTGAACTTCTTCGGCGCCAAGGACGGCCTCGTCCATGTCAGCCAGATCAGCAACGAACGCGTCGCCAAGCCGTCGGACGTGCTGAAGGAAGGCCAGATCGTCAAGGTCAAGCTTCTCGGCTTCGACGATCGCGGCAAGACCAAGCTGTCGATGAAGGTTGTCGACCAGGAAACGGGCGAAGACCTGTCCAAGAAGGAAGCGGCGGCCGAAGAGGCTTAAGCCTTTTCAGCCCGGTTTTTCCGGACGGAATGCAGCGGGCGGCTCCGAAAGGGGCCGCCCGTTTTGCGTTTGGGAGGTGGGTTGGGGCTGGCAATTCGAGGTGGCCTGACGTTCAGTTGTAACTCCGACCAGGGCGCGGCTAGATGCTGCAATGAGCACTGACACAGATGATTGGGCCATGGTGACGCGAGCCGTTGCCGAGATCATCGCTGAACGCCCTGATGAGTATTTGCCCACGGTTAGGCAGAATCTCGAGGATCTGTTGCTGCACATTCGGCGCACGAACCGCCCTGCACCGTCCGTCTCTCCTGGATACTGGCCGACTTTCTGCCTTGAGTGGGACGTGGTGGAATCCAGCAACCTCCTGATCGAGGTCTTCGAGGACCGCTATGAGGTCTATCGGTTCTTCGATGGAAAGACAGACATCTGGTATGAGCCGCACGCCCATGGTGATCGGCTTTCTGTCGCTTTCGAGGCTGAGCTACCAAGGGCCGCCTAAACGTCGCCCGCAGACCTCCAGGGTCGGTGCGATCCTTACATCTCTTGGAGGCTGCAGCGTGCCGAGGCGTACAGGTCTGTCAAGGACGGCCCTGCGGGCCGCCGCTCCGCGGCGACGCGAGAGCGTCGTCCTTGAGAGACCTGTACGCCTCGGCGATCGTCTCGCCGTGAGATGTAAGGATGGCTCCGCCCGAGGGGGGCGAAGGGCGCACCTGCTGAATAGGCAAGTAAATGTGCAGCCATTCCTCACAGCCGTCATTCCCGCCCTTGTGGCGGGAACCCCTGTTTCAGCTGACACGTGAGACGCCAGCGAAGTGCGCGCGCACTTCGCCCCTCCCGCACCTGCGGCGGACAGAGGGGTTCCCGCCACAAGGGCGGGAATGACGGTGGAGATTAGGGGGCCTCTATCCTCGTTCCCGTATGGGGATACGCGACCCTCGCCCCCAGCCACTTCAACGCCCTGGCCTCGCCACCCACCGTCACGATGCAAAATCGACGCAGCCCCCCGCAAAACGCCCCCATACTTCTCCTCGCCCCATCGCAGGGGAGGGCGTCCAGCTGGCGACCGACACGCGCGGTGGGGGCGGTTGTACGGGTTCAAGAGGGCAGGGGACGTAAACCTGTCCATCGGGGGAAGGCCAAAGCCCCCGCCCGTCCGAAGGTTCGCTCCGGGTGCCTCCGGAATCGGCGTGGCTGCAGCCCAAGGGCTCAAGTCCGTCGCGAGGAGGGCAGGATCCGGGTGGGGTGAAGGGTTGAACCAGACCCGCGCGCCCCGGCCAGAGGGATAACAACCGCGCGGAGCGCTCCGGCCACGGCCGAAACGGTACTCCAATCACACTCTTCCGGGCCTGGCCCGGACGCTCCGCCGCCTCCCCACTCGCCGGTCAAACCGGCGAGGCTGCGAACCTGTGTCTACCGCTTCGGCGTCACCCGGATCGTCACCGGGTCCGGTGTGCCGTTGCCGCCGCGACAGGCGGCCGGCTTGAACTTCAGGTCCAGGCACACCCAGACCTCGGTCAGGCGATTGTCGCGGTTGACCCGGACATTCAGGCCCTCGGCCCTCAGGCCACGATTGCGGGTCAGGAAGGCGGCGCGTACCTGACCGGCGGTCATGGTCCCGTTCGCCTCGGGCTGCAGGTCGGGCACGTTCAGTCCGGCGCGCACGGCGCGGGCCTTTTTGAAATAGGCCTCGGGCGTCTTCCAGTCGCATGTGCCGTGGGCCTGCCACTCATGCTGCAGCAGCCAGGGCGAGGGGGTCATGCAGAGATTGGCCTTCACCGTCTTCAGGCTGAGCGGCGGGCTGGGCCGGCAATAGCGGGGGTGGACGCGGTCGGGCCCATTGGGCCACAGGCCGTGAACGGTGAAGCCGAAGCTGTTGGCCTCGCACTGGATGGCCTTGTCGGATTCCGGGATGTTCGACCGGCAGGCCTCGGGCGACCAGTAGAGGGCCAGAAGATAGGCCGCGATCGGAATGTCGGTGTGGATCTGGTCCGCCGGCGGCACCTCGGCCGGGGCCGGCACCACGTCGCGCGGCAGGGTGCAGGCCTTGAGGTCGGAGGCCTGGGCCGCGCCGGCCAGGCCCAGGGCCACGGCCCCGCCGATCAGGGTTCGGATAATCATGGCCGTCATGGGTCTTCCCGGGCTGGCCGGGCCCGCAGACTGCGGCCCCGCCGCGATGTCCTTACAACAGGCGCGGCAGGACGTCGCTCGTCTGACGGCCCGGATCATTATTGAGAATGATTATCATTGCACTGCCACAAGGCCCTAGATAAGAACGCTTCGCAATATCAGAAAGGGCGCGCGGGATCGCCGCCCCTCTGCAGACAGGATTTGTGATGCGTAATGTAAGCCCCCGTGATCCGGCCCTGCCGGGCATTGTCAGCCGTCAGCGGCGCGCCCTGGGCGCCGCCGCCGTGGCCGGCGTCGCCGGCCTGGCCTTTGGCGCGGGCCTGGTCCAGGCCGCCGAGGCCCCGGCCTCGACCGCCCTGGCGACCGCCCCCGCCGACCCAACCGAGATCTCGGCGGTCAAGGTCGACGGCCACAGGGCCACCGACGTCCAGTCGGCCAAGTACACCGCCCCGCTGGTCGACACGCCGCGCTCGATCACGGTGATCTCCAACAAGATCATCGAACAGACCGCCGCGACCTCGCTGCAGGACATTCTGCGAACCTCGCCGGGCATCACCTTCGGGGCGGGCGAGGGCGGCCAGCCCCTCGCCGACCGGCCGTTCATCCGGGGCCAGGCCTCGGGCAACAATGTCTTCGTCGACGGTATCCGCGACAGCGGCGGCCAGACCCGCGAGGTCTTCAATCTCGAACAGGTCGAGGTCATCAAGGGGCCGGACTCGGTCTATAGCGGCCGTGGCTCGGGCGGCGGCAGCATCAATCTGGGCTCCAAGTCGCCCAAGCCCGTCAGCTTCCTGCGCGGCTCCCTCGCCGCCGGCACCGACGCCAATGTCCGCGGCACGGTCGATGCCAACCAGGCCCTGGGCGAGACAGCGGCGGTGCGCCTGAACCTGATGTACACGCAAGGCGATACGCCGGGCCGCGACAGTGTCGATTTCAGGCGCTGGGGCGTCGCCCCGTCCCTGGCCTTCGGCCTCGGCACCGACACCCAGGTGACGGCCAGCTACTATCATCTGGAGACCGAGCAGGACCCCGACTACGGCATCCCCCTGGCCGCCAAGCGCAGCTGGGGCGCGGCCGGAACCGACGGTCGCACCCGTCCGGCGGACGGCATTCTGGACGTGTCTCCCGACGCCTATTACGGCCTGTCGGCGCGCGACTTCCTGAAGACCCGGGCCGATATCGCCACCCTGATCTTCAACCATCAGATCCATGACGACTTCGCCGTCCGCCAGGCGGTACGCTATTCCAGATCGCTGAACGACTATGTCGTCACCAATCCCGGCGATGGCGGCGTGGCCCAGTTCGTGGCCGGCGACTGGTGGATGAAGCGCGGCACCAAGACGCGCTGGAACCCGACCACCACGGTCGCGGCGGTCACCGATTTCAGCGGCGGGTTTGATCTCGGGACGGTAGAGAACCGCTTCAATCTCGGCATCGAGCTGGCCCGCGAGATCAATGAGAACGCCACCTATGTGGTCTTCACCCGCTCGGGTTCGGCCTGTCCGGCCGGCTTCACGGCCAATGTCACCGCAGCGGGAGCCGGCGACTGCACCCGGCTCTATGCCCCCAGCTCCAGTGACAGCTGGAACGGGACCATCACCCGCGCCCCGGCGGCCCGCTCGGTGACAAAAAGCGCAGCGATCTACGGCTTCGACACGATCAAGCTCAGCGAAAAGCTGCAGGTCAATCTCGGCGGCCGCTATGACGTCTACAAGACCCGCGGCACCAATGTGACGGTGACCAGCGCCAGTGGCGTGATCACCGGCGCGGTCTTCACCAGCGTTCCGGAAGCCGAGTGGGACTTCTTCAACTACCAGGTCGGCCTGGTGTTCAAGCCGACCGCCGCCTCCAGCCTCTATGGCTCCTATGCCACCGCCTCGACGCCGCCGACCATTTCGGCCGGCGACCAGAACACGGCGACCGGCACGGGCACGGGCAATCTGGCGACCACCCTGCTGGACCCGGAAGACACCACCAGCGCCGAGCTGGGGGCCAAGTGGACCTTGTTCGCCGACCGCCTGGCCCTGTCGGGAGCCCTGTTCCGGACCGAGCGCAAGAACGCCCAGATCCAGGTCGCGGCCGGTGTCTATGAGCAGGTCGGCGAGGCCATGGTCCAGGGCGTCGAGCTGGGCATTTCGGGCCATGTCACACCCCGGTGGCAGGTGTTCGGCGGCTATACCTATATGGACAGCGAACTGGTGCGCGGGGCCTATAATGGCGTCAACCAGGGCGACCCCCTGGCCAATACGCCCAAGCATAGCCTGAGCCTGTTCTCGACCTATCGCGTGACCCGCAAGATCGCCCTCGGCGGCGGGGCCTACCATGTCTCCAGGAGCTTCGGCGGCAATCAGGGCGGGGCCGGCGGCGGCGTCAACCGGGTCCATGCTCCGGCCTATAGCCGCTATGACGCCTTTGCCTCCTGGGCGATCAACGACCGCATCGACCTGCAGCTCAATGTCCAGAACCTGACGGACGAGCGCTATATCCTGCGCACCAATGGCGTCCACCACGCCGACCCCGCGCCGGCCCGCCAGACGATGCTGACCGTCAACGTCAAGTACTGAGACTCCCCTCTCGACTTGACGTTCGCCCCGTCCGGCAGGCCCAGGCCGGACGGGGCACCTTCATGTCCGACCTACGGAATTTCGATCATGATGCTGCAGATTCCCGAAGTCCTGACCAAGGTCCAGGTGGCCGAATGCCTGGCGATCCTCGACGCCGCCCTCTGGGTCGACGGCAACCTGACCTCGGGCTTCCAGGCGGCCCTGGCCAAGCAGAACCAGCAGCTGCCGCAAACCGGCGAGGCGGCCCGGACGGTCGGGGCGATCCTCCTGGCGGCGCTGGAGCGCAACCCCCTGTTCGTCTCGGCGGCCCTGCCCCGGACGATCCTGTCGCCGATGTTCAACCGCTATGGCGAGGGCATGGGCTTTGGCGACCATATCGACAATGCCGTGCGCCGTGATCCGGTCACCGGCCAGACCCTGCGCACCGACCTGTCGGCGACCCTCTTCCTGTCCGAACCCGAGGACTATGACGGCGGCGAGCTGGTGGTTGACGACCTCTATGGCAGCCATGCGGTCAAGCTTTCGGCCGGCGACCTGATCCTCTATCCGGCCTCCAGCCTGCACCATGTGACGCCGGTGACCCGGGGAACCCGCACGGCCAGCTTCTTCTGGATCCAGAGCCTGGTGCGCGAGGATGCCCGCCGGTCGCTGCTGCTGGACATGGATGTCGCTATCCAGCGATTGTCGGGCACGGTGGGCGCGGCCGATCCCTCGATCCTGGCCCTGACCGGAACCTATCACAACCTGCTGCGGCAATGGGCCGAGGTCTGAGGCTCGACGAGCGCGCTCGGCGAACATCGGTGTGCAAGGCAACACTCCCTTTACCAAAGGGCTCCACGATCCCTCGCGCGATCACCCGGAGCCCCGATGCCGTCTTCCCCGTCTTCCGACGCGACCCTGCTCGCGCCCTTGCCCTTCGGTGAGGCGGAAGCGGCCCGCTGGTTCTTCGCCCATGCCAAGGACCTGTTCGCCGTCGTCACGCCGGACGGCCGGTTCTCGGTGGTCAATCCCGCCTGGCAGGCCCTGACGGGGTGGTCGCCGGAGGATCTGGTCGGCCGGGCCTGTATCAAGTTCCTGCACGCCGAGAGCCATGGTGAACTGATCGACACCGGCCGGCGGCTTCGGGAGACCGGCTTTACCGTCAACCGCCTGCGGGTCCTGTGCAAGGACGGCGGGACGGTCTGGCTCGAGGGGCGCTCGCACCTGGGCCCCGGCGGTGAAATGGTCGGCACCCTGCATGATGTCTCGGTCGAGGTGGCCGCCACCCGCACCCGGGAGATCCTCGCCGAGGCAGCCGGAATCGGCGTCTGGACCTATGATCCGGTGACCGAGCACATCGACTGGACGCCTGACGCCCTGACCGCCACTGGCCTGTCGCCCAGCGACCTGGACAGCGCCGACGCCTTTCTGGCCCGGCTGGACGATGATCAGCGAACCGAGGTGGCCGATATTCTTCGCAAGGCGGTCCGTTCCGGCGAAGCCGGGGCGGTGGAATTCCGGCTGCGCGGTCGCGACGATCAGTGGTTCACCCTGAGGTCGACCTATCGGGCCGAGCCGCTGGACGGCGGCCTGTTCGCCCTGACCGGGATTTCGCAGAATGTCACCGATGTTGTGCGCAGCCGCGACGCGGCCCTCTGGGGCGAACGCCGGGCCCGGCAACTGGTCGAGGAAGCCCCGTTCGCGGTGGCCGTCTATGATCGCGACCTGCGCCTGCAGGTGGTCAGCCCGCGATTCCTCGAGGTCTTTCGCTCGACCGAAGCGGAGGTGATCGGCAAGTCGTTGCACGACCTGACCCACGGCAGTCGCCGGCGCTTTGTCTCGGCCGTGACCCGGGCCCTGTCCGGCGAGGTGGTCGCCCGGAGGGAGGATCGGCTGCATGACGCCGAGGGGGGCGAACACAGCCTGCGCTGGGAAGCCCGGCCCTGGCGCGATGCCTCCGGCGCGATCGTCGGGGTCATCACCTATATGGACGACGTTACCGCCCTGGCCGACGCTCGCCGCGAGGCCCACGTCAATGCCCGCCGGCTACGCACGGCCCTCGGTGCGGCGCGGGCCGGGGTCTATGAAATCGATCATGCCAGCCGGTCCTTCTGGGGATCGCCGGAGTTTCATCGCATGCTCGGGCGGCGCATTGCCTATGAGGATGTGCGCGAGGCCGTCTGGCCGATGCTGCATCCCGAGGATCGTGAGGCCCTGAAGGCCTCCGCCCCTGTCTGGCGACAGGGCGGCCCCCAGGTCTTCGACGCCCGCATGCTGGATGTCGCCGGGCAGGCCCGGTGGATGCGGGTGTTTCACGAGGTGCGCCGCGATGCCAACGGGCGGATCCGCAAGGCCTTCGGCCTGATCCTCGACATCGACGAGCGCAAGCGGGCCGAACTGGCCCTGGTGGCCGCCGAGCGCGAGGCCCAGGCTGCCAGTGAAGCCAAGGCCCAGTTCCTGGCCAATATGAGCCATGAGATCCGGACGCCGATGAACGGCGTGCTCGGCGTCATGCATCTGCTGAAGCGCCAGGGTCTGCCGGTCGAGGCCGAGGACCTGCTGGGTGAGGCCCTGGCCTGCGGCCAGATGCTGTCGACCCTGCTGGATGACGTGATCGACATCTCGCGCATCGAGGCCGGCAAGCTGGAGATTCACCCCGAGCCCGTTGATCCGCTGAACCTGTTGCAGGGCGTGGGGCGGTTGATGGCCGCCCAGGCCGAGACCAAGGGTCTGGACCTGGTGATCGACGCACCGCCCCTGGGCTGGATCAGCACCGATCCGACCCGCCTGCGTCAGGCCCTGTTCAACCTGATCGGCAATGCCGTGAAGTTCACCCTGCAGGGCACGGTGACGGTCCGGGCGCGTCGCCTTGAGGCCGCGGACGGTCCGATGATCGCCTTTGACGTCATCGACACCGGGGTTGGCGTGCCGACCGAGGTTCAGTCGCGGCTGTTCGAGCGCTTCGAGCAGGGGGATGCCAGCACCACCCGGCGGTTCGGCGGCTCGGGCCTGGGCCTGGCCATCACCCGGCGCCTGGCCCAGATGCTGGGCGGGGAGGTCGTCTTCCAGTCCGAACCTGGCGTCGGCTCCCGCTTCACCCTGACCATTGCCGCGCCGGCCTGCGCCGCCCCGATGCCGATCGGTCCGGCCTCGGCCGACATTCTGGCCGGCCTGCGGATCCTGCTGGTCGAGGACAATCCGACCAATCAGCTGGTGGCGTCGCGGATCCTGCAGCAGCTGGGGGCGGTGGTGCACCTGGCCGACAATGGCCAGTCCGGCGTCGAGGCTGTCCGCGAGGGGGGCTTCGATCTGGTGCTGATGGATGTACAGATGCCGGGGATTGACGGGCTCGAGGCGTCCCGGCGGATCCGCGCCCTGCCGGGCTCGGCCGGAAAAACGCCGATCATTGCCCTGACCGCCAATGTCATGGCTCACCAGCGCGCAGCCTATCTGGCCGCCGGCATGGACGGGGTCGCGGCCAAGCCGATCTCGCCGACGGCCCTGGTCACCGAAATCCTGCGGCTGGCGGACGGCCTGCCGATTTCAGAGACCGCTGTCGCCTGAGTTTCCCCGACGATCGAACCACGCTAAAGCAGTCGTCGAAGAGCGTGTGACAGCTCAAGGGGACCCCGAATGACCGACCAGACGACCCAGGAAGAGGGCGCATCCATGCGGACAGTGGTGGCGGCTTCGTCGGCCGGCACCGCCTTCGAGTGGTACGACTTCTTCATTTTCGGAAGCCTGGCCCAGGTCATTTCCAAGACCTTTTTCACCGGCCTGCCCGACGCCGCCGGCTATATCGCCGCCCTGGCCCTGTTCGGGGTCGGCTTTGCCTTCCGGCCTCTGGGGGCTCTGGTCTTTGGCAAGATCGGCGACCAGGCCGGTCGCAAGGGCGCGTTCCTCGCCACTGTGCTGCTGATGGGCGGTGCCACCTTCGCCATCGCCTTCCTGCCGACCTATGAGCAGGCCGGTATCATCGCACCGATCCTGCTGATCATCCTGCGCTGTTTGCAGGGCTTCGCCCTCGGCGGGGAATATGGCGGCGCCGCGATCTATGTCGCCGAGCACTCGCCCCCCGACAAGCGTGGCTGGTCGACCTCCTGGGTTCAGACCTCGGCCGCCTTTGGCCTCTTCGGCGCCCTGCTGGTGATCATGGCCACTCGCGCCGCTGTCGGCGTTGAAGCCTTTGACGCCTGGGGCTGGCGGATCCCGTTCGCCGTCTCGATCGGCCTGCTCGGCATCTCTGTGTGGATGCGCCTGAAGCTCACCGAGAGCCCGGCCTTCGCCAAGATGAAGGAAGAGGGCGAGGCCTCGAAGGCACCCTATGCCGAAGCCTTCGGCCAGTGGAAGAACATGAAGCTGGTCATCCTGGCCTTCCTGTCGATGATGTGCGCCCAGGGGGCCGTCTGGTACACGAGCTTCTTCTATGTCCAGACCTTCATGGAGAAGTTCCTCAAGGTCGATCCGGTCACAATCAATGCCCTGATGATGACCGCGACGGCGGTCAGCGCGATCTTCTACGTCGTGTTCGGTTGGTTGTCGGACAAGGTGGGCCGCAAGCCGGTCATGCTGGCGGGCATGACCCTGGCCCTGGTCTTCTACTTCCCCGGCTTCCACCTGCTCGAACGCGCCGCCAATCCGGCCCTTGCCGAGGCCTCGGCCAGGTCACCGGTCTCGGTGATTGCCGATCCTGCAGACTGCGCCCTGCAGTTCGACCCGGTCGGCAAGGCCGCCTTCGTGTCGTCCTGTGACATCGTCAAGAGCACCCTGGCCAATGCCGGGGTCTCCTATGATAATCAGAAAGCCCCGGCCGGCACCCCGGCGGTGATGAAGGTCGGCGACGTCGTGGTTGCCTCGCCCAGCGCCGAGGGCCTGTCGAAAGCCGAAACCAAGGCGGTCAAGGCGGACACCGAAGCTCGGATCAAGGCGGCCCTGACGGCGGCGGGCTATCCGGCCAAGGCCGATCCGGCCCGGATGAACCTGGTGGGCATGTTCGGCGTGCTGCTGGTCTTCGTGATCGCGGCGACCGCCCTGTTCGGCCCGCTGGCGGCCTGTCTGGTTGAGCTGTTCCCGACCCGGGTGCGCTATACCGCCCTGTCTTTGCCCTATCACATCGGCACCGGCTGGGTGGGCGGCTTCGTGCCATTCTTCGCCTTCGCCATCGTCACGGCGGTCGGCAATATCTATGCGGGCCTTTGGTATCCGGTCTTCTTCACCCTGGTCAGTGTCCTGACGACCCTGTTCCTGCTGCCCGAGACCAAGGGCAGGGCCCTGGACCAAGTCTGACCCGGCCCTAGAGCCCTGTCTCACCTGATGGCCTCATCAGGTGAGACAGGGCCATAAGTCAAAAGCCTGGAGCGTTCTTCAATCCGACAACCGTTTCACACTTGTCGGAAGCCGCCCTAGTTCGCCGGGGCTGAAAGCAGGACCTCGACCGCAACGTCGGCGGCGGTCAGGGCCTGGACCAGGGCCGGCTCGACCGGCGCGGTGATCAGGCGCACGACCTGTCGACCTTCGGAGGCCAGCTGGATCAACCGCTCGGCCGTGGCCTCGTGGGGCGTGATCCGCTCGACGTCGCGGCGGGCCATGGTCAGGATCTGCGGATCGACGTCTGGATCGAAGACCAGGGCATCAGCCGCGGACAGGGCCCGGACGGCGCGCAGGGTCAGCAGATCCGACGGGCCCTTGCCGGCAATGAAGCGCACCCGGCCACGGCGGGCCGAGCCCTTGGCCAGGGCCTCGCGGAACAGTCGCCCGGCGGTTTCCATGTCGCCCGACATCGCCGCCTGGGCCGCCTCGCCGGTCGCCGCATCGCGCAGGAACGAGCGGCGCTCATGCATGGCCGGCAGGGTCTTGCGGACCTCGTCCTGGAAACGGCGCAGCAGGGCGGCAACCCGGCCGGCGCCCTCCGGCACCTGGGCCTCAATGTCATTGCGCAGCAGGGTGGCCAGCACCGGCGAGGCCCCGCCGGTCCCGACGGCCGCCACCACCTCGCCCCGATCAATGACCGCCGGGGTGTTGAAGTCGCAGAGGGCGGGCTTGTCGACCACATTGACCAGGACCCGCGCGGCGCGGGCGGCGGCGGCGGCGGCCTGGATAAAGACCTCGTCCTCACTGGCGATGAAGGCCAGGACTGCCCCGGCATAGGCCCCCGGCAGGAAGGCGGCATGGCCATCGATCCGCACGACCGTGGCCGGCGACCCCTCGAACAGCCGGGCCTTGTTGTCGGCACCGTCGCCGGAGCCGGCGATCACGACCTTGCGGCCGGCGAGGGGGAAATAGGCGGGAAAACTGTCCAAGAGGGGTCCCTCAGCGGGCCTGGCAGGCATCATAGGGGCCACCCGGGAAGCC of the Caulobacter henricii genome contains:
- a CDS encoding Fe2+-dependent dioxygenase, with protein sequence MMLQIPEVLTKVQVAECLAILDAALWVDGNLTSGFQAALAKQNQQLPQTGEAARTVGAILLAALERNPLFVSAALPRTILSPMFNRYGEGMGFGDHIDNAVRRDPVTGQTLRTDLSATLFLSEPEDYDGGELVVDDLYGSHAVKLSAGDLILYPASSLHHVTPVTRGTRTASFFWIQSLVREDARRSLLLDMDVAIQRLSGTVGAADPSILALTGTYHNLLRQWAEV
- a CDS encoding PAS domain S-box protein, translating into MPSSPSSDATLLAPLPFGEAEAARWFFAHAKDLFAVVTPDGRFSVVNPAWQALTGWSPEDLVGRACIKFLHAESHGELIDTGRRLRETGFTVNRLRVLCKDGGTVWLEGRSHLGPGGEMVGTLHDVSVEVAATRTREILAEAAGIGVWTYDPVTEHIDWTPDALTATGLSPSDLDSADAFLARLDDDQRTEVADILRKAVRSGEAGAVEFRLRGRDDQWFTLRSTYRAEPLDGGLFALTGISQNVTDVVRSRDAALWGERRARQLVEEAPFAVAVYDRDLRLQVVSPRFLEVFRSTEAEVIGKSLHDLTHGSRRRFVSAVTRALSGEVVARREDRLHDAEGGEHSLRWEARPWRDASGAIVGVITYMDDVTALADARREAHVNARRLRTALGAARAGVYEIDHASRSFWGSPEFHRMLGRRIAYEDVREAVWPMLHPEDREALKASAPVWRQGGPQVFDARMLDVAGQARWMRVFHEVRRDANGRIRKAFGLILDIDERKRAELALVAAEREAQAASEAKAQFLANMSHEIRTPMNGVLGVMHLLKRQGLPVEAEDLLGEALACGQMLSTLLDDVIDISRIEAGKLEIHPEPVDPLNLLQGVGRLMAAQAETKGLDLVIDAPPLGWISTDPTRLRQALFNLIGNAVKFTLQGTVTVRARRLEAADGPMIAFDVIDTGVGVPTEVQSRLFERFEQGDASTTRRFGGSGLGLAITRRLAQMLGGEVVFQSEPGVGSRFTLTIAAPACAAPMPIGPASADILAGLRILLVEDNPTNQLVASRILQQLGAVVHLADNGQSGVEAVREGGFDLVLMDVQMPGIDGLEASRRIRALPGSAGKTPIIALTANVMAHQRAAYLAAGMDGVAAKPISPTALVTEILRLADGLPISETAVA
- a CDS encoding MFS transporter, which encodes MTDQTTQEEGASMRTVVAASSAGTAFEWYDFFIFGSLAQVISKTFFTGLPDAAGYIAALALFGVGFAFRPLGALVFGKIGDQAGRKGAFLATVLLMGGATFAIAFLPTYEQAGIIAPILLIILRCLQGFALGGEYGGAAIYVAEHSPPDKRGWSTSWVQTSAAFGLFGALLVIMATRAAVGVEAFDAWGWRIPFAVSIGLLGISVWMRLKLTESPAFAKMKEEGEASKAPYAEAFGQWKNMKLVILAFLSMMCAQGAVWYTSFFYVQTFMEKFLKVDPVTINALMMTATAVSAIFYVVFGWLSDKVGRKPVMLAGMTLALVFYFPGFHLLERAANPALAEASARSPVSVIADPADCALQFDPVGKAAFVSSCDIVKSTLANAGVSYDNQKAPAGTPAVMKVGDVVVASPSAEGLSKAETKAVKADTEARIKAALTAAGYPAKADPARMNLVGMFGVLLVFVIAATALFGPLAACLVELFPTRVRYTALSLPYHIGTGWVGGFVPFFAFAIVTAVGNIYAGLWYPVFFTLVSVLTTLFLLPETKGRALDQV
- a CDS encoding NAD(P)-dependent oxidoreductase; translated protein: MDSFPAYFPLAGRKVVIAGSGDGADNKARLFEGSPATVVRIDGHAAFLPGAYAGAVLAFIASEDEVFIQAAAAAARAARVLVNVVDKPALCDFNTPAVIDRGEVVAAVGTGGASPVLATLLRNDIEAQVPEGAGRVAALLRRFQDEVRKTLPAMHERRSFLRDAATGEAAQAAMSGDMETAGRLFREALAKGSARRGRVRFIAGKGPSDLLTLRAVRALSAADALVFDPDVDPQILTMARRDVERITPHEATAERLIQLASEGRQVVRLITAPVEPALVQALTAADVAVEVLLSAPAN